In the Chitinivibrionales bacterium genome, ATATCAATTACAATCTTTTCCAATTCCTCCTTTTCTAATAAATCATGAAATATTTGTTAATCGTTAAAGTGCGGTCACTCGATAAAAACGTTTTCAAACAATAGGAATTTACAACAATAAATTTTAAAAGCACAGAAAAAAATCTTATTTAAATATCAGAATCGATACCTCGCTTTGATTAACGGAGCAAAAAGGAAGGTCACCTGACGAACCGGATACTGGAATTTCAAATCGAAAGGTGACCTTCATATTCCACAAATTCGCTAAAGATTTACCATCCAATCGCAATTGCCAGCCACTGAACATTTCCCTGTCCCAAATATGCCGCATGTCCGCCATCGTCATCATAGGGGAATCCGTAGCATTTGTTATATAATGACCTGCGGTGGCACCAATAGGAAAAGTAGTTGCATGGCGGTGCCTTATAGTAATTGGTGTCGTTGTACCAGTTCGCATTATTCGTGCCTTTTGGTAGCGTTCCGACGTGCCTGTTAATGCAGGCGCAATAATCAGGCGAGCTGCCCATCCCTCCGTTTCCACACTCAAAAATGCCGACGGCAGTAGTCGGAGCAGGGCCGGGGTTATAGACCGCAACCGAATCCTCATACCTAGTGAAGTAATCCACATAGGGGCCGCCTGTGCCAAAATAATTAACAGGCGAGGTATGGGGCGCCCAGATGTTTGCATTATCATGCGTGGCTAAACCGGTGAATTCTTTGGGCACCTCATTAAGGTATTCATCGAACTTTGCCTGGCGAGACTGGTAAAACACTTCATATGCGTCGCCCAGCGCATTGTCCTGACCGTTGGAGCTGTGGACCCGAAAGGTTATCGGGAGCCTCCATCCGTCCACGCGGGTGGTATTGCCCATCCAGGTGCCGTTGTAATTGACTTCGACGAAATCGAAGTACCTGTTGTTCGAGTCGGTGGGAGCGACCCAAATGTAAAACCTTCCGCCGCCGCTGGGAATCTGAACCGTGGGCTGAGTGGCAATAGAGGTCTTGGCGCCATTCTGCTGAATGCTCCAATAAATCTTGCTGTCCGGGAACGCGCCGTTCGTCCTGTTCAGGATGACATAAGAAGCATTCGTCGGATAGGAAGCTGTGTTCCCCCAAAAGGCGGTTGTATCGCCGTTCCATGTTGTTGTCTTTGTCAACACGAAGTCGTGCGGGCCCGACAACGCGTCAATGGCCAAAACGCCGATTGAATACCCGGGCTCGGTTGCGTGCAGCGTGTCCACAATTGCCGTAAGCTTTTCCAGCTTGGTCCGGAATTTGGCATTTTGAGCTGCGTTTGTTCCCTGAACGCGGGAGAACGGTTCTAACTTAAAAACAGACGAGGCCCCGTTGACGGTGACCTTGAGAAGATAGTATTGGGACGAAACACTGCGGGTATCTATCCATACTCCGTAATTGCCCTTTAATAAACGGCTGTTCATGATCTCTTTTACGAACCGTCCGGCCAGGTCAAACACGCCTATTTTGACCTGGAGATTGTCCCGCGGAATGCTGAACAGAACCTGTCCGCCGATATAGGCGGGCTTCGAAAACGCATCAGATTTTGCAATGCCGGCCTGTTGAAAGACGACAGGGGTGGTGCAGGTACCGGTCCCCAGGTGGTAATAACCGGTGTTGTCGGTCTTGGTGATAATGGCATTCTGCCCAAAACCGTTGTCCATCGTTGTCTGGCCCAGCCTGACTATGGTGTTGGTAAGGGGGTTTCCCGCCTGGTCGGTGACTTTTCCGCAAAGATTGATTGCTGTTTGGGAGAAAACAGAGCCCGCCATGAACACTGCGATCAGGAACGTTGTTGCATTTTTCTTCATTTCGTCCTCCTCTTTTCGTTGAT is a window encoding:
- a CDS encoding beta-1,3-glucanase family protein; protein product: MKKNATTFLIAVFMAGSVFSQTAINLCGKVTDQAGNPLTNTIVRLGQTTMDNGFGQNAIITKTDNTGYYHLGTGTCTTPVVFQQAGIAKSDAFSKPAYIGGQVLFSIPRDNLQVKIGVFDLAGRFVKEIMNSRLLKGNYGVWIDTRSVSSQYYLLKVTVNGASSVFKLEPFSRVQGTNAAQNAKFRTKLEKLTAIVDTLHATEPGYSIGVLAIDALSGPHDFVLTKTTTWNGDTTAFWGNTASYPTNASYVILNRTNGAFPDSKIYWSIQQNGAKTSIATQPTVQIPSGGGRFYIWVAPTDSNNRYFDFVEVNYNGTWMGNTTRVDGWRLPITFRVHSSNGQDNALGDAYEVFYQSRQAKFDEYLNEVPKEFTGLATHDNANIWAPHTSPVNYFGTGGPYVDYFTRYEDSVAVYNPGPAPTTAVGIFECGNGGMGSSPDYCACINRHVGTLPKGTNNANWYNDTNYYKAPPCNYFSYWCHRRSLYNKCYGFPYDDDGGHAAYLGQGNVQWLAIAIGW